In Planctomycetaceae bacterium, a single genomic region encodes these proteins:
- a CDS encoding prephenate dehydrogenase/arogenate dehydrogenase family protein encodes MARKGIKHVTIVGVGLLGGSAAMALKAHDPSITVAGVGRRQASLDDALRVGAIDTAHLDLAEPARRTDLVILATPVGAFDGHLRTLKGSLRKGALVTDVGSTKAAVVRIAQRVLGKGGPFVGSHPMAGSEAKGVAFARGDLFHNATCIITPTPDTPPAAAGTIEQLWRDLGMRTVRMTPAAHDRAAARVSHLPHLLAGLLMMLPGDTDLNIAATGFRDATRLAGGDVEMWRDILLTNRSAILAAMETFEHDLMRLRDLIDLADAPGIEQFLAQAKTRRDQTIAKALADRRVAME; translated from the coding sequence ATGGCTCGCAAGGGCATCAAGCACGTGACGATCGTCGGCGTCGGTCTGCTGGGCGGATCGGCCGCCATGGCGCTCAAGGCGCACGATCCCTCCATCACGGTTGCCGGCGTCGGACGCCGCCAGGCGAGCCTGGACGACGCGCTGCGCGTCGGGGCGATCGACACCGCCCATCTGGACCTGGCCGAGCCGGCCCGCCGGACCGACCTGGTCATCCTCGCCACGCCCGTCGGGGCGTTTGACGGGCATCTTCGCACGCTGAAGGGCTCGCTGCGAAAAGGCGCCCTGGTGACCGACGTCGGCTCGACCAAGGCCGCCGTCGTCCGAATCGCCCAGCGGGTCCTCGGCAAGGGCGGACCTTTCGTCGGCAGCCACCCGATGGCCGGCAGCGAAGCCAAGGGCGTCGCCTTCGCACGCGGCGACCTGTTCCACAACGCCACGTGCATTATCACGCCCACGCCCGACACGCCGCCGGCGGCCGCCGGGACCATCGAGCAACTCTGGCGCGACCTGGGGATGCGGACGGTGCGGATGACCCCAGCCGCCCACGACCGCGCCGCCGCCCGCGTCTCGCACCTGCCCCACCTGCTGGCGGGCCTGCTGATGATGCTGCCCGGCGACACCGATCTGAACATCGCCGCTACCGGATTCCGCGACGCGACGCGGTTGGCCGGCGGCGACGTCGAGATGTGGCGCGACATCCTGCTGACCAACCGCTCGGCGATCCTAGCCGCGATGGAGACCTTCGAGCATGACCTGATGCGCCTGCGCGACCTGATCGACCTGGCCGACGCACCGGGCATCGAGCAGTTCCTCGCCCAAGCCAAGACCCGCCGCGACCAGACCATCGCCAAAGCCCTCGCCGACCGCCGCGTCGCGATGGAGTAA